A single region of the Arthrobacter sp. PAMC25564 genome encodes:
- the metK gene encoding methionine adenosyltransferase translates to MTLPLHIPDFHGSTPASLRLFTSESVTEGHPDKICDQISDAILDALLSKDPESRVAVETLATTGLVHVAGEVTTDAYVEIPQIVRETILGIGYDSSANGFDGARCGVSVSIGQQSNDIAGGVFNSLEAREGRQEDDYDLQGAGDQGLMFGYASDETPSYMPVPIWLAHRLSERLTEVRKNGLLGYLRPDGKTQVTVGYDGDRPVSVETVVISSQHAEGASLDQLRADLARYVVDPVMAMSNLDISRTKNILNPAGAFVIGGPVGDAGLTGRKIIVDTYGGMARHGGGAFSGKDPSKVDRSAAYAMRWVAKNVVAAGLAKRAEIQIAYAIGQARPVGTYVETFGTETVDPARISAAIAEIFDLRPRAIIDALDLKRPIYAKTAAHGHFGREDPDFTWERLDRVDDLKSFFNA, encoded by the coding sequence GTGACTTTACCGCTGCACATCCCTGATTTCCACGGGTCCACACCCGCTTCGCTCCGGCTCTTCACCTCCGAGTCGGTGACCGAGGGGCACCCGGACAAGATCTGTGACCAGATCAGCGATGCGATCCTCGACGCCCTGCTCTCCAAAGACCCAGAATCCCGCGTTGCCGTGGAGACCCTGGCCACCACCGGCCTGGTCCACGTGGCGGGCGAGGTGACCACGGATGCATACGTTGAGATCCCGCAGATCGTCCGTGAGACCATCCTCGGCATCGGCTACGACTCCTCGGCCAACGGCTTCGACGGCGCCCGCTGCGGTGTGTCCGTTTCCATCGGGCAGCAGTCCAACGACATCGCCGGGGGCGTGTTCAACTCCCTCGAAGCACGCGAAGGGCGCCAGGAGGACGACTACGACCTCCAGGGGGCCGGGGACCAGGGCCTCATGTTCGGCTACGCCAGCGACGAGACCCCCTCTTACATGCCCGTTCCGATCTGGCTCGCGCACCGGCTCTCCGAGCGACTGACCGAAGTCCGCAAGAACGGACTGCTCGGCTACCTCCGCCCGGACGGCAAAACCCAGGTCACGGTGGGCTACGACGGCGACCGCCCGGTCTCGGTTGAGACGGTCGTCATCTCCAGCCAGCACGCCGAAGGCGCCAGCCTCGACCAACTCCGCGCCGACCTGGCCCGGTACGTCGTCGATCCGGTCATGGCGATGTCGAACCTGGACATCTCGCGGACCAAAAACATCCTCAACCCGGCCGGAGCGTTCGTCATCGGCGGTCCCGTCGGCGACGCCGGCCTCACCGGCCGCAAGATCATTGTCGACACCTACGGCGGCATGGCCCGCCACGGCGGCGGCGCCTTCTCGGGCAAGGACCCGTCCAAGGTCGACCGCTCCGCGGCCTACGCGATGCGCTGGGTCGCGAAGAATGTCGTGGCCGCCGGGCTCGCCAAGCGCGCCGAAATCCAGATCGCCTACGCGATCGGCCAGGCACGCCCGGTGGGAACCTACGTGGAGACCTTCGGAACCGAGACCGTGGACCCGGCCCGGATCAGCGCCGCGATCGCCGAGATCTTCGACCTGCGCCCCCGGGCCATCATCGACGCGCTCGACCTCAAGCGCCCGATCTACGCCAAGACCGCCGCCCACGGCCACTTCGGCCGCGAAGATCCGGACTTCACCTGGGAGCGGCTGGACAGGGTGGACGACCTCAAGTCATTCTTCAACGCCTGA